In the Candidatus Electrothrix sp. GW3-4 genome, one interval contains:
- a CDS encoding CHASE2 domain-containing protein: MNISPVLGDQLPPPQVSARAKKRAEVLLPLIVAILTTSIIAVLSFLPPPILSGINLKFYDYYLLSSSSPASDDAPLIVAIDEKSLNEYGQWPWPRFLIAALLKKIEQDKPLAVGVDIMFPEPDRTSLNEIYQNIETHFDINIAEEQKLPQYLWNNDALLANALRRGNVVTSLSFSPDEQSSEHNCIIHPLNIATQFVGNISEDQEELGQAKHVICNLPIFGNAITMNGFINVEPDSDGILRKAPLLMKYQGQIYPHLSLATLIAALQPQTILFKISQYGPSGLILDNRFIPLDERGNLAVNFRGLAGSSKRPFDYTSAADLLNGDVPAKKFTNKIVFIGPSATGLNDLHHIPGDYVFPGVEFHANVVDNILTENFLRRPHWNTGAELGIIIITGLAGAFLFFRFSAQAALLTFILSGTCFFWGSKSFFSSSGIFLSPLYPTLLLLLNFSLIYPIKLYRSERNRRRRKEEITRMQEALLEVITALTETRDQETGGHIRRTQGYVQIMAEELQKTEKYKTILTPEEIEVICKVAPLHDVGKIGVPDNILLKPGKLNAKEFEEIKKHTDYGKRIINTALHQVSSNYFLEKALEIVYTHQEKWNGSGYPQGLSGENIPLSGRIMAIADVYDALTSKRPYKVPVEHEKAVAIMKADSGTHFDPELIEVFLKVHERFREISMQYAESSLLKKI, from the coding sequence ATGAACATCTCTCCAGTCCTCGGCGATCAACTACCGCCCCCCCAGGTCTCAGCCAGGGCTAAAAAACGGGCCGAGGTATTATTACCGCTGATAGTCGCCATACTGACGACTTCAATCATTGCTGTTCTCAGTTTCTTGCCCCCCCCTATACTCAGCGGAATTAACCTGAAATTCTATGACTACTACCTCTTATCAAGTTCTTCGCCAGCAAGTGACGACGCTCCATTGATTGTTGCTATTGATGAAAAATCTCTCAACGAATACGGACAATGGCCTTGGCCGAGGTTTCTTATTGCCGCACTCCTGAAAAAAATCGAACAGGACAAGCCACTTGCTGTGGGCGTGGACATCATGTTTCCCGAGCCCGACAGAACATCCTTAAACGAAATTTATCAAAACATTGAAACCCATTTCGACATCAACATTGCCGAAGAACAAAAATTACCTCAGTATCTTTGGAATAATGATGCCCTGTTGGCCAATGCCCTGAGAAGAGGAAACGTTGTCACCAGCCTCTCCTTTTCCCCTGACGAACAATCATCCGAGCATAACTGCATTATTCACCCGTTAAACATCGCCACCCAATTCGTTGGCAATATCTCCGAAGATCAAGAAGAACTTGGACAAGCAAAGCATGTTATCTGCAACCTGCCTATCTTCGGCAATGCGATCACCATGAACGGTTTTATCAATGTGGAACCCGACTCCGACGGAATCTTACGCAAAGCCCCTTTGCTCATGAAATATCAGGGCCAAATATACCCCCACCTCTCCCTCGCCACCCTGATCGCAGCATTACAGCCTCAAACGATACTGTTCAAAATCTCCCAATATGGTCCCTCGGGCCTTATCCTGGACAACCGGTTCATTCCTCTGGATGAAAGAGGAAATCTCGCTGTTAACTTCAGAGGTTTGGCTGGCTCCTCCAAGCGACCATTTGATTATACCTCAGCGGCCGATCTGCTCAACGGCGATGTCCCTGCAAAAAAATTTACGAACAAAATTGTATTTATCGGTCCATCAGCAACTGGATTGAACGATCTACACCACATACCGGGCGATTATGTTTTCCCAGGTGTTGAATTTCACGCCAATGTTGTCGACAATATCCTCACTGAAAATTTCCTGCGCCGCCCCCACTGGAATACAGGGGCAGAGCTCGGTATCATCATCATAACTGGCCTGGCTGGCGCTTTTCTCTTTTTTCGATTCAGTGCTCAAGCCGCCCTCCTGACATTTATCCTCAGCGGTACCTGTTTTTTTTGGGGGAGCAAGTCCTTCTTTTCCTCCAGCGGGATTTTCCTTTCACCACTTTATCCAACCCTCCTCCTTCTCCTCAACTTCTCTTTGATCTACCCTATCAAACTCTACAGATCTGAACGTAACCGCCGGAGAAGAAAAGAAGAGATAACCCGCATGCAAGAAGCTCTTCTTGAGGTTATCACAGCCCTGACAGAAACTCGCGATCAAGAAACAGGCGGACATATCAGGAGAACCCAGGGCTATGTTCAAATTATGGCCGAAGAGCTTCAAAAAACCGAAAAATACAAAACCATTCTGACTCCAGAAGAAATTGAGGTCATCTGCAAAGTTGCCCCATTGCATGATGTCGGCAAGATAGGCGTACCAGATAACATCTTACTTAAACCAGGCAAGCTCAATGCCAAGGAGTTTGAAGAGATCAAAAAGCATACCGATTACGGCAAAAGGATCATCAATACCGCATTACATCAGGTCAGCAGTAACTACTTTTTGGAAAAAGCCCTGGAAATCGTTTATACTCATCAGGAGAAATGGAACGGGAGTGGATATCCCCAAGGTCTTTCCGGTGAAAACATCCCACTTTCAGGGCGGATCATGGCTATTGCCGACGTCTATGATGCATTGACCTCGAAACGACCCTACAAGGTTCCGGTTGAACACGAAAAGGCTGTCGCCATCATGAAGGCTGACAGCGGAACCCATTTTGACCCAGAACTCATAGAGGTCTTCTTAAAGGTACATGAACGCTTCCGTGAGATTTCCATGCAATATGCGGAATCCAGCCTACTAAAAAAAATATAA
- the avd gene encoding diversity-generating retroelement protein Avd, translating to MKESPLFAKSYDFIKWLIPQTVKFPRNQRFALAARIQQRSLDFMEQLYVAASATEKRTALVQADTLLKQLRFHLRLAHDLELLSTRRYEHACRQVEEIGRLLGGWIRSLS from the coding sequence ATGAAAGAATCACCCCTGTTTGCAAAAAGTTATGATTTCATCAAATGGCTTATTCCGCAGACCGTCAAGTTTCCCCGGAATCAGCGTTTCGCCCTTGCCGCCCGTATCCAGCAGCGAAGTCTGGATTTTATGGAGCAGCTTTATGTGGCTGCATCGGCGACGGAGAAAAGAACAGCCCTTGTTCAGGCGGATACCCTGCTGAAGCAGCTCCGTTTTCATCTGCGTCTGGCCCATGATCTCGAACTTCTCTCCACCCGCCGTTACGAACACGCCTGCCGACAGGTCGAGGAGATAGGCCGTCTGCTCGGCGGCTGGATCAGAAGTCTCTCCTGA
- a CDS encoding tetratricopeptide repeat protein has product MDNRFDKSGDGDQNVGQGDGAVGKQVNITQQINGNDNIVAGGNVTIEGIPPEVFAEYVAKHSKALGETEQIVRGFLGTLLEREVPRDQWDSKLREIAGQYRELLARLETVQSEDPQVQRLKDEARQAIETGDYAEAEDLLNQAEALDVQAIEQMEKTARKRRISAAATNADQARLQRIQLRYARAAEYWQKAAALLPGDQKKERAYYLNAASNDFYRIAKYKEALALWEQSFALYREIGDKAGEGTTLSNIGALHHAKGDYTTALTYLERSLTIRQEISDKASEGATLNNISQIYDARGDYATALKYLEQSLVIRREIGDRAEEGTTLNNISQIYHARGDYATALKYLEQNLVLFREIGNKAHQGGTLNNISQIYHHRGDYVTALKYLEQSLVIRREIGDRAEEGTTLNNISQIYHARGDYATALKYLEQNLVLFREIGAKREEAGTNWNIGRTYKAQGDLAKAEQYMSRTVEIEEEIGLPTLEESRKALEEVRAEIKGR; this is encoded by the coding sequence ATGGACAACCGATTTGACAAGAGCGGCGATGGGGACCAGAACGTCGGGCAGGGTGATGGTGCTGTGGGTAAGCAGGTGAACATTACCCAGCAGATAAACGGCAATGACAATATCGTTGCTGGCGGCAATGTCACCATAGAAGGCATTCCTCCAGAGGTCTTTGCCGAGTATGTGGCCAAGCACAGCAAAGCACTTGGCGAAACCGAGCAAATCGTCAGGGGCTTTCTCGGGACGCTGCTGGAGCGCGAGGTGCCCCGTGACCAGTGGGACAGCAAGCTGCGGGAGATAGCCGGGCAATACAGGGAACTGCTGGCGCGACTGGAGACGGTGCAATCCGAAGATCCGCAGGTGCAGCGACTGAAGGACGAGGCGCGGCAGGCCATTGAGACCGGTGATTATGCCGAGGCTGAGGACCTGCTGAATCAAGCAGAGGCCCTTGATGTGCAGGCCATTGAGCAGATGGAGAAGACTGCCCGGAAACGGCGCATCTCTGCGGCGGCAACCAATGCCGACCAAGCTCGCCTCCAGCGCATCCAGTTGCGCTATGCCAGGGCTGCCGAGTATTGGCAGAAGGCTGCGGCCCTGCTGCCGGGAGACCAGAAGAAGGAACGAGCATACTACCTGAACGCGGCAAGCAATGACTTCTACCGCATTGCCAAGTATAAGGAGGCCCTGGCCCTGTGGGAGCAGAGCTTTGCTCTGTACCGAGAAATCGGCGACAAGGCCGGGGAAGGCACGACGCTGAGTAACATCGGTGCGCTTCACCATGCCAAGGGCGACTACACCACTGCCCTCACGTATCTGGAGCGGAGCCTCACAATCCGCCAGGAAATCAGTGACAAGGCAAGTGAAGGTGCTACCCTGAACAACATCAGCCAGATTTACGATGCGCGGGGCGATTACGCCACGGCCCTCAAGTATCTGGAGCAGAGTCTGGTCATCCGCCGAGAGATCGGTGACAGGGCCGAGGAAGGTACGACCCTGAACAACATCAGCCAGATTTACCATGCACGGGGCGATTACGCCACGGCCCTCAAGTATCTGGAGCAAAACTTAGTCCTCTTCCGTGAGATTGGTAATAAGGCCCATCAAGGAGGCACCCTAAACAACATCAGCCAGATTTACCATCACCGGGGCGACTACGTCACGGCCCTTAAGTATCTGGAGCAGAGTCTGGTCATCCGCCGAGAGATCGGTGACAGGGCCGAGGAAGGTACGACCCTGAACAACATCAGCCAGATTTACCATGCACGGGGCGATTACGCCACGGCCCTCAAGTATCTGGAGCAAAACTTAGTCCTCTTCCGTGAGATTGGAGCCAAAAGAGAGGAAGCTGGCACTAACTGGAATATCGGGCGCACTTACAAAGCCCAGGGCGACCTTGCCAAGGCGGAGCAGTACATGAGCCGCACCGTGGAGATTGAGGAGGAGATCGGCCTTCCCACGTTGGAAGAATCCCGCAAGGCATTGGAAGAGGTGCGGGCCGAAATCAAGGGCCGGTAG
- a CDS encoding alpha-amylase family protein, which yields MYEQVSHSLLNRILNDMKPDFHKRDLRHFYTRLGANFYAIHGLFDQLYGKLPDFEEYMLRLVEVLAKNYLERPAELQEIDIAREEDHNWFLHQQWVGMALYLDGFAGNLQGLKEKIPYFQELGINLVHIMPILKSPAGKSDGGYAVSDFREINKQAGTLEDIRELSEAFREHGILMTLDVVLNHTSNQHEWAEKTRQGDLQYQDYFFIFEDRNLPDMFEQTMPEVFPDTDPGNFTWDEHMQKWVMTVFHDYQWDLNYSNPKVFLEMLDIILFWANQGADIVRLDAVAFLWKELGTTCQNRPEAHLLLQLFKDCCQVTAPGLLFIAEAIVAPLEVIKYFGEDAVVAKECEIAYNATFMALLWEATATHNSKLLSLAIKSLPDKLERATWLNYIRSHDDIGFGFDDEDIRKAGYNPSEHRRFLTKYLTGEFEGSYAAGEPFAFNEKNGDARVSGTLASLAGLEYAVEQQDAQEVDFAIRRILLLHSLILSFGGIPLLYYGDEVGTFNDFSYLENENKADDTRWMHRPKLNWETLTRRDEPGTPEYTIFQELRKMIALRKEITAFADFNNRRLVDLENDHLFSFIRSNHPRFYRRTAESVFVIANFDRHPQAADLNALKEYGFGDSALLLDLVTGRSPHCFRKELILSPYQFCWLRNGSE from the coding sequence ATGTACGAACAGGTCTCACATTCTCTGCTCAACCGGATCCTCAACGATATGAAACCCGACTTTCATAAACGGGATCTGCGCCATTTTTATACCCGCTTGGGAGCGAATTTTTACGCTATCCATGGCCTGTTTGATCAGCTCTACGGCAAGCTGCCAGATTTTGAAGAATATATGCTGCGTCTGGTCGAGGTGCTGGCCAAAAATTATCTGGAGCGCCCTGCTGAGCTCCAGGAGATCGATATCGCACGCGAAGAGGATCATAACTGGTTTCTTCACCAACAATGGGTGGGTATGGCTCTGTACCTGGACGGCTTTGCTGGCAACCTGCAAGGGCTTAAGGAAAAAATCCCCTATTTTCAGGAGCTGGGGATTAATCTGGTCCATATCATGCCCATCCTCAAAAGCCCTGCGGGCAAAAGTGACGGAGGCTATGCAGTCAGCGATTTCCGGGAAATTAACAAACAAGCAGGTACCCTGGAAGATATTCGTGAATTATCTGAGGCCTTTCGCGAGCACGGTATCCTCATGACGCTGGATGTGGTGCTCAATCATACCTCAAACCAGCATGAATGGGCGGAAAAAACCCGGCAGGGCGATCTGCAATATCAGGATTACTTCTTTATTTTTGAAGATCGTAATCTCCCGGATATGTTTGAGCAGACCATGCCTGAGGTCTTCCCTGATACCGATCCCGGTAATTTCACCTGGGATGAGCACATGCAGAAATGGGTAATGACCGTTTTTCATGACTACCAATGGGATCTGAATTACTCCAACCCCAAGGTCTTTCTTGAGATGCTGGATATCATCCTCTTCTGGGCCAATCAAGGGGCTGATATCGTTCGCCTGGATGCGGTGGCTTTTCTTTGGAAGGAACTGGGCACGACCTGCCAGAACCGACCAGAAGCTCACCTCCTCCTCCAGCTCTTTAAGGACTGCTGTCAGGTCACGGCTCCAGGTCTACTCTTTATTGCCGAGGCCATTGTCGCCCCTCTGGAGGTGATCAAGTATTTCGGGGAAGATGCTGTGGTGGCCAAGGAATGCGAGATTGCCTATAACGCCACCTTTATGGCCCTGCTCTGGGAGGCCACGGCCACCCATAATAGCAAACTGCTTTCCCTTGCCATCAAAAGTCTGCCTGACAAGTTAGAACGGGCAACCTGGCTCAACTATATTCGCAGTCATGACGATATCGGGTTCGGCTTTGATGATGAGGATATCAGGAAAGCCGGGTATAATCCTAGTGAACACCGTCGCTTCCTGACGAAATACCTGACAGGAGAATTTGAAGGGTCCTACGCTGCCGGTGAGCCCTTTGCCTTTAACGAAAAAAATGGCGATGCACGAGTATCCGGGACCCTGGCTTCTTTAGCTGGGCTGGAATACGCGGTGGAGCAGCAAGATGCCCAGGAAGTAGATTTTGCCATCAGACGTATCCTGCTCCTCCACAGCCTGATTCTCTCTTTCGGCGGCATCCCCCTGCTCTACTACGGAGACGAGGTTGGCACCTTTAATGACTTCAGTTATCTGGAGAATGAAAACAAAGCCGACGACACCCGCTGGATGCATCGTCCGAAACTGAACTGGGAGACCCTCACTCGCCGAGATGAACCTGGGACCCCGGAGTACACCATTTTTCAGGAACTGCGCAAGATGATTGCCCTCCGCAAAGAGATCACCGCATTTGCCGATTTTAACAACAGGAGATTGGTCGATCTGGAAAATGACCATCTTTTCTCCTTTATCCGCTCAAATCATCCGCGTTTTTACCGAAGAACTGCCGAGTCTGTCTTTGTCATCGCCAATTTTGACCGTCACCCTCAGGCTGCTGACCTGAACGCTCTCAAGGAGTACGGCTTTGGCGATTCTGCATTACTGCTTGATCTCGTCACAGGCCGCTCTCCTCATTGCTTTCGCAAAGAACTGATCCTTTCACCGTATCAGTTCTGCTGGCTCAGGAACGGATCTGAATGA
- the hgcA gene encoding mercury methylation corrinoid protein HgcA, which translates to MTAFVTDFLPTPIGPVPQVATSPSAQDRMGTLFARIGFTRNQYQVSPGLYAVGHPASDAPFLVTANYKLSFDALRFNLDGVDAWLLVIDTRGINVWCAAGKGTFSTEEVIFSVEQTGIKEINKRPTLILPQLAATGVCALKVEKGCGVRALFGPILTRDLPQFLQENTATEEMRCVTFTMRERAVLIPVELYLLFRPFGLFALAAFLFSGIGPDIFSFSHAWQRGLVFMQATILGLFSGSFLVPILLPWLYGRQFWVKGLWPGLVLGALFAAGRAGQSTLLEQLALFLLITTISSYQGMHFTGCTPFTSLSGVDYEMRRGIPFQMLLLMVGFMLWISAPFI; encoded by the coding sequence ATTACTGCCTTTGTTACTGATTTTCTACCAACCCCGATTGGTCCGGTTCCTCAGGTAGCAACGAGCCCCTCTGCTCAAGACAGGATGGGAACTCTCTTCGCCAGGATCGGATTCACAAGAAATCAGTATCAAGTGAGTCCCGGTTTATATGCCGTTGGTCACCCTGCTTCTGATGCACCGTTCCTGGTCACGGCCAATTACAAGCTCTCCTTTGATGCTCTCCGCTTTAACCTTGATGGGGTAGACGCCTGGCTGCTGGTCATTGACACAAGAGGGATCAATGTCTGGTGTGCTGCTGGCAAAGGGACCTTTTCCACGGAAGAGGTCATTTTTTCAGTTGAGCAGACAGGGATTAAAGAAATCAACAAACGCCCGACCTTGATCTTGCCGCAACTGGCCGCAACCGGCGTTTGCGCCCTGAAGGTAGAAAAAGGTTGTGGGGTGCGGGCCCTGTTCGGCCCCATCCTGACCAGAGACCTTCCCCAGTTTCTCCAAGAAAACACGGCGACAGAGGAAATGCGCTGCGTCACCTTCACAATGCGTGAACGGGCGGTTCTCATTCCTGTTGAGCTCTACCTCCTGTTCCGCCCCTTTGGCCTCTTTGCTCTTGCTGCCTTTCTCTTCTCAGGCATTGGCCCAGACATCTTTTCTTTTTCTCATGCCTGGCAGCGAGGACTTGTCTTTATGCAGGCGACGATTCTTGGTCTCTTCAGCGGCTCATTCCTGGTCCCGATTCTGCTGCCTTGGCTCTATGGACGTCAATTCTGGGTAAAAGGGCTCTGGCCCGGTCTCGTTCTGGGTGCCCTGTTTGCTGCTGGCAGAGCAGGCCAATCTACTCTGTTAGAACAGCTTGCCCTCTTCCTGTTAATCACAACCATCAGTTCATACCAGGGCATGCACTTTACCGGCTGCACCCCTTTTACCTCGTTGTCCGGGGTTGATTATGAGATGCGAAGAGGTATCCCCTTTCAGATGCTGCTTCTTATGGTAGGGTTTATGCTCTGGATAAGCGCGCCCTTTATATAA
- a CDS encoding reverse transcriptase domain-containing protein translates to MAKQFDNLFPQITDFANLHLAWRKAARGKRFQQAASAFEMNLEDNLIRLQRQLQEQGWQPGGYRSFRIRDPKPRLVSAAPFADRVVHHALCNVLEPIYEPVFINDSYANRQGKGTHAALNRAQKFIRSYSFVLQCDIRQYFPSIDHEKLESILARKILDRRTMRLIRQIIKSGEGVLRDEYEMVWFPGDGLFAPLRPRGLPIGNLTSQFWSNVYLNELDQFLKRELRCRAYLRYVDDFLLFSESKKQLWQWKKEITAFLAKLRLSLHDRSSTVYPVRNGVPFLGFRVFADYRRLKRKNGVNFSRRLRRNYRAYARGELHFDDLSAKVRGWVAHADHGDTWGLRTSLFRDPLPKRLPGQSQR, encoded by the coding sequence ATGGCCAAACAATTCGACAACCTGTTTCCGCAGATAACCGATTTCGCCAACCTCCACCTCGCCTGGCGCAAGGCGGCAAGAGGTAAGCGTTTTCAACAGGCCGCATCCGCCTTTGAGATGAATCTGGAAGATAACCTGATTCGGCTCCAACGACAGTTGCAGGAGCAGGGCTGGCAGCCCGGCGGATACCGCTCCTTTCGTATTCGCGACCCTAAGCCGCGCTTGGTATCGGCAGCCCCTTTTGCCGACCGGGTGGTCCATCATGCGCTCTGCAATGTTCTCGAACCGATCTATGAGCCGGTCTTTATCAATGATTCCTACGCTAATCGCCAAGGAAAGGGTACCCATGCCGCGCTGAACAGGGCGCAGAAATTTATCCGCAGCTATTCCTTTGTCCTCCAGTGCGATATTCGCCAATATTTTCCGTCTATTGACCATGAAAAACTGGAGAGCATTCTGGCCCGCAAGATTCTTGACCGCCGAACCATGCGGCTCATCCGGCAGATCATCAAAAGCGGTGAAGGCGTGTTGCGTGATGAATACGAGATGGTCTGGTTTCCCGGTGACGGCTTATTCGCCCCGCTCCGACCGCGCGGACTGCCCATTGGCAACCTGACCAGCCAGTTCTGGTCCAATGTCTATCTGAACGAGCTGGATCAGTTTTTGAAGCGAGAATTACGGTGTCGGGCCTACCTGCGTTATGTTGACGACTTCCTCCTTTTTTCCGAATCAAAAAAACAGCTCTGGCAGTGGAAAAAGGAAATCACGGCCTTTCTCGCAAAACTTCGCCTCAGCCTGCATGATCGCTCCAGCACGGTGTATCCGGTGCGTAACGGTGTTCCTTTTCTCGGTTTTCGGGTCTTTGCCGACTATCGCCGCCTGAAACGAAAAAACGGGGTGAATTTTTCCCGCCGTCTGCGCCGCAATTATCGGGCTTATGCCCGTGGAGAACTGCATTTCGACGATCTCTCCGCCAAGGTGCGCGGCTGGGTTGCTCATGCCGACCACGGCGATACCTGGGGCCTGCGGACAAGCCTGTTCCGCGATCCGTTGCCGAAAAGACTGCCAGGACAGTCGCAACGATGA
- a CDS encoding OmpA family protein, whose product MHKLSFLLPAVLSATLLFGCANQNKTIEPTYSPSEPRDLFVLIPDQDGKVGEITISNRAGSTTLSRANESAQITSTHIPTRTKILSEQDIQAKFHDTLQAIPGTSDQFILFFSSGTTQLTKESEKKLPLILKKIKERLPCEIAIIGHSDTKAASEYNLALALQRAIQVKNQLLAIGAPRKLLEISSHGENDPMIPTADDVAEPKNRRVEILIR is encoded by the coding sequence ATGCATAAACTTTCTTTTCTCCTGCCCGCTGTCTTGAGTGCGACCCTGTTATTTGGTTGTGCAAACCAAAACAAAACCATTGAACCGACGTACTCTCCATCTGAGCCAAGGGATCTCTTCGTCCTCATTCCTGACCAAGATGGAAAGGTAGGCGAAATCACCATCTCCAACAGAGCAGGCTCAACAACCCTCTCCAGGGCAAACGAGTCTGCTCAAATAACGAGCACCCATATACCTACGCGCACCAAGATCCTTTCAGAACAAGACATCCAGGCGAAATTTCATGACACCCTGCAGGCGATCCCAGGCACTTCAGACCAATTTATTCTCTTTTTTTCTTCCGGGACAACACAATTGACCAAGGAGTCCGAAAAAAAACTTCCGCTCATCCTGAAAAAAATAAAAGAACGCCTTCCCTGCGAAATCGCCATCATTGGCCATTCGGATACAAAGGCAGCCAGTGAATACAATCTCGCGCTTGCCTTACAGCGAGCCATCCAGGTGAAAAATCAACTTCTTGCCATTGGAGCACCTCGCAAACTCCTGGAGATTTCTTCCCACGGCGAAAATGACCCCATGATCCCAACGGCAGACGATGTTGCAGAACCCAAGAACAGAAGAGTGGAAATCTTGATCCGATAA
- a CDS encoding sulfite exporter TauE/SafE family protein — translation MYFPTADIEVQPWLPPLVAFCISFFTSMSGVSGAFLLLPFQVSYLGFDTPSVSATNHLFNITAIPGGVYRYIRDGRMAWPLTWAVIIGTLPGVLVGTVIRTRFLLDPTFFKRFIGIVLLYIGGKLLINSQTRKKKQGERSSPSPAGDTISQSCFNLKTLGFTFRGENYQASTKKIMSLSLVVGLIGGIYGIGGGALMAPFFISLFGLPIYSVAGAALMGTLVTSFAGIISFQLLAQFYPETAIAPDWRLGIMFGAGGCIGMYCGAKIQPYVPARLVQTILACSVLFIALRYLTII, via the coding sequence GTGTATTTCCCTACAGCAGATATAGAGGTCCAGCCCTGGCTGCCTCCCTTAGTCGCCTTTTGCATCTCCTTTTTCACCTCAATGAGCGGAGTTTCTGGCGCCTTTCTTCTGCTGCCCTTTCAAGTCAGCTACCTGGGCTTTGACACACCATCTGTCAGTGCAACCAACCACCTCTTTAACATAACAGCCATTCCAGGCGGGGTTTACCGTTATATCCGGGACGGACGAATGGCTTGGCCACTTACGTGGGCGGTCATTATCGGCACCCTGCCCGGTGTGCTGGTAGGCACCGTTATTCGCACTCGCTTCCTCCTCGACCCTACTTTCTTTAAACGTTTTATCGGTATCGTATTACTCTATATAGGCGGGAAGCTCCTCATAAACAGCCAAACCAGGAAGAAAAAACAAGGAGAACGCTCCTCCCCTTCCCCCGCAGGGGATACTATTAGTCAATCGTGCTTCAATCTAAAGACCCTGGGATTTACCTTTAGAGGGGAGAACTACCAGGCCTCCACCAAAAAAATTATGTCCCTGAGCCTGGTCGTCGGTCTCATAGGTGGCATTTACGGTATTGGCGGAGGAGCCCTTATGGCCCCTTTTTTTATTTCTCTTTTCGGCCTTCCCATCTATTCAGTGGCTGGAGCAGCGCTCATGGGCACTCTTGTTACTTCATTCGCTGGAATAATATCCTTTCAACTCCTCGCCCAGTTCTATCCAGAAACAGCCATTGCCCCGGACTGGAGACTCGGCATTATGTTTGGTGCAGGCGGCTGCATCGGCATGTACTGTGGAGCAAAAATACAGCCATACGTCCCTGCCCGCTTGGTTCAAACAATTCTGGCCTGTTCGGTCCTCTTTATCGCCCTACGCTATCTCACCATTATTTAG
- the hgcB gene encoding mercury methylation ferredoxin HgcB: MKGFRYIENITTLELKKETCIGCGNCQLVCPHRVFAVVAEKATLLDANACIECGACAMNCPVGAITVTPGTGCAALILSSWINKLIGRDIIKGCC; this comes from the coding sequence ATGAAAGGTTTCAGATATATAGAGAACATAACCACTCTTGAGCTCAAGAAAGAGACCTGTATAGGCTGTGGCAATTGCCAGCTTGTCTGTCCCCATCGCGTTTTTGCTGTTGTAGCCGAGAAGGCCACCCTGCTTGATGCCAACGCCTGCATAGAGTGTGGGGCCTGTGCAATGAACTGTCCTGTGGGGGCAATCACGGTTACGCCGGGAACGGGATGCGCTGCTCTCATTCTTTCCTCCTGGATCAACAAATTAATCGGGCGTGATATCATAAAAGGATGTTGTTGA
- a CDS encoding carbohydrate kinase: MTAATGIWIFGEVLFDTFPDGTAVLGGAPFNVAWNLTAFQAAAKIITAVGKDVPGQLIQERMRDWQMDSNHLAVVPDHPTGKVTVRFTDGEPSYTIEENQAYDNIPLDCLPERTEGFLYFGSLALRSRHNREVLAELRKRHQGKVFIDINLRAPFWDKKSILSLIQDANWLKLNESELALIGKGDDMASRARKLVTDYSLDGIVVTCGSRGAFVLGPDNSIMQVKPEKAQEVQDTVGAGDAFTSVLLLGLLRSWPLQDTLKRAQKFASDVVGIQGAVSTNSHFYQQHLQSW; the protein is encoded by the coding sequence ATGACTGCTGCAACAGGCATCTGGATCTTCGGAGAAGTCCTGTTTGATACCTTTCCTGACGGCACCGCTGTTCTCGGAGGGGCCCCTTTTAACGTGGCATGGAACCTCACTGCTTTTCAAGCTGCGGCCAAGATAATTACAGCTGTTGGTAAAGATGTTCCTGGCCAGCTCATCCAGGAACGAATGCGTGATTGGCAGATGGACAGCAACCACCTTGCCGTTGTCCCGGACCATCCAACCGGCAAAGTGACGGTACGCTTTACTGACGGAGAGCCCTCCTATACCATTGAGGAGAACCAGGCCTACGATAATATCCCTCTGGACTGTCTGCCAGAGCGTACTGAGGGTTTTCTCTATTTCGGCTCGCTGGCCCTGCGTAGCCGCCATAACCGGGAGGTACTCGCTGAGCTACGAAAACGGCACCAGGGAAAGGTCTTTATCGACATTAACCTTAGAGCTCCATTCTGGGATAAGAAGAGCATCCTCTCGTTAATACAGGACGCGAATTGGTTGAAGCTCAATGAGTCCGAGCTTGCTCTTATTGGTAAGGGTGATGATATGGCATCACGTGCCCGCAAACTTGTGACTGATTACAGCCTTGATGGCATTGTAGTGACCTGCGGCAGCAGGGGGGCCTTTGTCCTTGGCCCAGACAACAGCATAATGCAGGTCAAACCCGAAAAGGCCCAGGAGGTACAGGATACGGTGGGAGCTGGTGATGCCTTTACCTCAGTGCTCTTGCTTGGTCTCCTGCGCTCCTGGCCCTTACAGGACACCCTGAAACGCGCTCAAAAATTTGCCTCTGATGTCGTTGGCATCCAGGGGGCCGTGAGTACGAACAGCCATTTTTATCAACAACATCTTCAATCCTGGTAG